Below is a genomic region from Fischerella sp. PCC 9605.
CACGTATTGGCAACCAAGCATCTGTTGCCATAATTCTGGGTCATTTAGATCGCCGTTGACTAACTCCACATCTAAATTTTGCAGGTTGTCTAGTCGGCTAGAAGCACGTACCAAGGCTCTGACGGTGTATCCTTCTTGCAAGAGCAACCGCACCAAGTTAGCACCAACAAAACCAGTTCCACCCGTAACAAATACACGCATTAATTTACCCCCCATCACCCCATCTCCCCTTCTTCTTAAAGCGGGGAAACCAGTCATCCAAATAGGTGTACACCACTGGCACAACAATCAAACTCAGCACAGTGGAACTAACCAACCCGCCAGCAATAGCCACAGCCATTGGCGATCGCAATTCCGAACCTGCACCCAAGCCCAAGGCGATCGGTAGCATTCCTAAAATTGTCGAGGCTGTTGTCATTAAAATTGGTCGCAGACGCACTGGCCCGGCTTTGAGAATTGCCTCTGTACGGTTTAATCCCGACTTACGCAATTGATTTATGCAATCTACAATCAAGATGGCATTTTTGGTAGCTAACCCCAGCAAAAAGACAAAGCCGATCAGCGATATCATGCCAAAGTCACTCTTGGTGATGACTAATGCCAACATCGCTCCTATTAGTGCCAAAGGCAAAGAAATGGCGATTACCAAGGGATCTATCCAACTTTGGAACAGGGAAATCAATACGACGACAATGCATAATGCCGATAAAGTCAGAGTCGTGCCGAAACTAGCAAAAACTTCGCTACTCCGTTCAGAGTATCCTCCCAAATCCAAGGAAACATCGGCAGGCAAAACAGCTTTAGCTTCGGCTACTAATTTATCCGTAGCATCACCTAAAGGCAAATTCTGACCCAGGTTGGCACGAATATAAACTACTCGTTTATTATTCAAGCGTTCGATTTGAAAAACTGTTTGTTGTGGATTTGTGGCACCTGTAACAGTGACATCAACAAATCCAGGCAATTTTTGAATGCGCTGTTTAATTGTCTCGGCGGTTGTACTCAAAGTATTGATATCATTGCCCCGCAAAGCTACTTCTAAGGGTTTTTGAGCGCCAGAATCGACGAATTGAATATCTTCAACGCTAATGTTAACACCTGGAAGTTGGGGTAAAGAGGAACGGAACTGGTCTTGTAGTTCCGAGGTTGTGATTGTGCGATCGCTTTTTAATTTAACGTAGAGCTTGCCTTTATTTATTTCTCCCTCGCGAGAACCCACAATTGTAAAAACAGTTTCTACTTCTGGTGATTTTCTAACTACCTCTTCTATTTTTTTGGCTGCATCAAAAGAATTATTTAAAGGATTGGAAATTGAATACAGGGAACCGAAAGACTCGCTTTCTATAGGACTTGTGAATAAATCATTAGTTAAATTATCTGTTGTTCCTTGCCCTGGTTCTGATAAATTCGGTAAGGGAGTAGTAAAAACTATATTGAATTCACCACGGTCTAGTTTAGGAATAAACCCCTTAGGAACAAGTGGAATTAAAGCTATGCCTGCTACAAAACTTAGCACGGCTAAACCTATAACTATGCTGCGGTGACTCAGTGACCAACTCAGTAAGTTTCGGTAAGATTGGGCAAAATTCGACCATGTTTTTCGTTCTTTGCGTTGGGAACGCGAGGATGGAGGTTTTAACCAATAAATAGCCAAAACAGGCGATAAAGTCCGGGCAATGAGCATGGAAGCTAGCATTGCAGCTGAGACAGTAATACCAAAGGGTTGGAAAAATTGACCAATTACCCCACCCATCAAACCTATCGGTAGAAACACTGCTACTGCTGTAAAGGTTGCTGCCGTAACTGTTAGCCCAATTTCATGAGTGCCTAAAAGGGCAGCTTGGCGGGGATGTTCTCCCTCTTCGACGTGCCGCATGATATTTTCCACATCTACGATCGCGTCGTCAACAATACTGCCAATCACTAAAGCTAAAGCCAATAATGTGATTGTCTCTAGGTTGAAGCCAAATATGGCCATGACGATAAAAGTTGCTAACAAAGATGTGGGTATCGCCAGGGCAGAAATCACAGTCGCCCGCCAATTCCACAAAAAAGGAAAGATAACTAATACCGCCAAGACTATGGCTTCAATCAAAGCATCAATGGTGGCACGGGTAGCGTTACGAATATACTCTGATTGAGTAGCAGCCAGAGTGAGTTTAACATTTGGTAAGGCAGAGCGTAGCTGTTGCGCCTGGTTCTCCACCTCAGAAACCACTTCTAAAGTGTTGGCATCGCCGCGTTTAATTACCTGAACAGCCAGAGCATCTTTGCCGTTGAATCGCACTAATGTTGCGCCCTCTCGGGTAAGAGCAGCAGTTTGATTAGATGCTGGTGGGGGAGAAGATGCAACGGGAGCACCCAAAAGATCAACTCTTAGCACTCCTGGTTGTTGAGCTAAGGCAGGTATAATTTTGTCTTTAGCTAACTTAGCTAAGTCTGTTAAATTTAGCGATTGACTCTCGATCGCATAGCTAATGGCAGCTGACTCGTTCAGTCGGATGGGAATGGTTTTGAAAGTCGAGTCTTCTGGAAGAGAAGCTTGTTTTAACGCTGTTTCTGCTTTTTGTGTAGACTCCTCCAGGTTTGTGCCCACAAAAAAGGAGAGAATAACAACTGTTTGACCAGGATAAGTAGAGGAGCGGATTTTATCAAGTCCTTCCAGAGAGTTGAGACGCTGCTCTATCGGTTGGGTGAGCTTTGCCTCTGTATCCAAAGCAGTTGTCAGTGGGGCTGTAGCATTTACCACCACTACTGGAAAAGTAATATCTGGAAATAAAGCATACTTGAGGGTACTGAAAGCAAGTATTCCCGCCATCATCACGGCAAGCCAAAAACCTACTGTCAGCCGAGGATGCTGAATCGCCAATTTAGAGAGATTGAAGCGCTCCCGTACAGACTGAGAGCGATCAGGCTTTATCATCATGACAGAGAGATTATCGCTTCTTTTCGATTTTAATTTTAATTACACTCCCTTAACAATTTAAATTAAAAGTAGCAATTTAAGTAGTGTCTAATCAAACATCCATCCAAGCTATTCTGGTTTGCCAAGGTGCAGAGTACAAAGCCGTGTGTCGAGGCTTAAGCCGTGTTACTGGTTGTACACCATCAGTTATACCGATACCTGTTGGCACAAAAACTAATTCCATATATTTGCCAAATAGTCAAGATATAAAAAAGATCCTGAATCATCCACAACCAAGAGTATTAGTCATGGGTTTATGTGGCAGCCTCAAACCCAAGTACCGAGTAGGGGATGTTGTGCTGTACAAAGATTGTGTTTATCAAGAAAATACTGGCAATACCTTAGTGCAAAAGTGCGATGCCACTTTCACAGCATCTTTGCAAGAGTACCTCCAAGACAAGATTTCTGTTGTCAGGGCATTGACGAGCGATCGCATAATTTGGTTGAAAAGTGAAAAACGCCTTCTTGGTCAAACGTTAGATACTGATGTTGTAGACATGGAAGGATTTGCTGTCCTAGAGTTTTTCAAATCAACTGGGGTGACGGTGGCGATGGTGCGGGTAGTTAGCGACGGGTGCAATGGCAATATACCCAACCTCAACTTGGCACTCAGTCATGATGGTTCCGTTCAACCTTTGTCCTTTGCTATCGCTATGCTTAAACAACCCATTGCTGCTACTAGGCTGATTCGAGGTGGCTTGAGAGGACTGCAAGTATTGGAGCAATTTACAACTTTTCTGTTTCAGTAGAGTGAGCATTGCTGCGATCGCCTTATTGAAGAAAATGTCAGAGGCTATTTATAAACAAAATATTTAAGTAGGGAAGGCAGATTGTGATTGTTTGAGTGTTATTAACAAAAGTCACAATGTTGGTCACGAAAGTCGCAATGTTGATAGAGAAAGTCGTGATGTTGGTCAAGAAAGTCACGATGTTGTCTATGAAAGTCGCGATGTTGATAGAGAAAGTCGTGATGTTGGTCAAGAAAGTCACGATGTTGTCTATGAAAGTGACAATGACGACTCTTTACCAATGACGAATGACTAATGACGACCCTTACGAGTTAACTGTATTAATGCCGATCTACTTAATTGATGTCAATTATCACAACTAATTAAGCTTTCTTGATTTCAAAACACTTCATTATAGTCAATATCAATACATATAAGGCGATAGATATGTTCATTTCACGTCGTCAAATACTCGCAGCTATAGCTGCTATATCAAGTGCTATGGTCTTAGGAAAAACCAAACTAGCAGCTAGCCAAAACAAGAGAGCAACATTTGTCCTTGTTCACGGAGCATGGCATGGTGGATGGTGTTGGAA
It encodes:
- a CDS encoding efflux RND transporter permease subunit, which gives rise to MIKPDRSQSVRERFNLSKLAIQHPRLTVGFWLAVMMAGILAFSTLKYALFPDITFPVVVVNATAPLTTALDTEAKLTQPIEQRLNSLEGLDKIRSSTYPGQTVVILSFFVGTNLEESTQKAETALKQASLPEDSTFKTIPIRLNESAAISYAIESQSLNLTDLAKLAKDKIIPALAQQPGVLRVDLLGAPVASSPPPASNQTAALTREGATLVRFNGKDALAVQVIKRGDANTLEVVSEVENQAQQLRSALPNVKLTLAATQSEYIRNATRATIDALIEAIVLAVLVIFPFLWNWRATVISALAIPTSLLATFIVMAIFGFNLETITLLALALVIGSIVDDAIVDVENIMRHVEEGEHPRQAALLGTHEIGLTVTAATFTAVAVFLPIGLMGGVIGQFFQPFGITVSAAMLASMLIARTLSPVLAIYWLKPPSSRSQRKERKTWSNFAQSYRNLLSWSLSHRSIVIGLAVLSFVAGIALIPLVPKGFIPKLDRGEFNIVFTTPLPNLSEPGQGTTDNLTNDLFTSPIESESFGSLYSISNPLNNSFDAAKKIEEVVRKSPEVETVFTIVGSREGEINKGKLYVKLKSDRTITTSELQDQFRSSLPQLPGVNISVEDIQFVDSGAQKPLEVALRGNDINTLSTTAETIKQRIQKLPGFVDVTVTGATNPQQTVFQIERLNNKRVVYIRANLGQNLPLGDATDKLVAEAKAVLPADVSLDLGGYSERSSEVFASFGTTLTLSALCIVVVLISLFQSWIDPLVIAISLPLALIGAMLALVITKSDFGMISLIGFVFLLGLATKNAILIVDCINQLRKSGLNRTEAILKAGPVRLRPILMTTASTILGMLPIALGLGAGSELRSPMAVAIAGGLVSSTVLSLIVVPVVYTYLDDWFPRFKKKGRWGDGG
- a CDS encoding 5'-methylthioadenosine/S-adenosylhomocysteine nucleosidase family protein, translating into MSNQTSIQAILVCQGAEYKAVCRGLSRVTGCTPSVIPIPVGTKTNSIYLPNSQDIKKILNHPQPRVLVMGLCGSLKPKYRVGDVVLYKDCVYQENTGNTLVQKCDATFTASLQEYLQDKISVVRALTSDRIIWLKSEKRLLGQTLDTDVVDMEGFAVLEFFKSTGVTVAMVRVVSDGCNGNIPNLNLALSHDGSVQPLSFAIAMLKQPIAATRLIRGGLRGLQVLEQFTTFLFQ